The following proteins are co-located in the Polyangia bacterium genome:
- the rfbC gene encoding dTDP-4-dehydrorhamnose 3,5-epimerase, with amino-acid sequence MTSPALPSNQIDGVFHIPLRTFRDDRGYFYESYRRTWLPAAREMIQGNSSFSHAGVLRGLHYHLKQADLWTVPVGVVRAGLFDFRPSSPTFGRSELVEMGETNPIGLYIPRGVAHGFYVVKDAFMSYLVDEYYDNSDELGIRWDDPALRLDWGATAPIISRRDQENPLASAVPLDRRPR; translated from the coding sequence ATGACCAGCCCCGCGCTGCCGTCGAATCAGATCGACGGCGTGTTTCACATTCCGCTGCGCACCTTCCGCGACGACCGCGGGTATTTCTACGAAAGCTACCGGCGGACCTGGCTGCCGGCCGCGCGCGAGATGATCCAGGGAAACTCGTCGTTCTCGCATGCCGGCGTGCTGCGCGGTCTGCACTACCATCTCAAGCAGGCCGATCTGTGGACGGTGCCGGTGGGCGTGGTGCGGGCCGGACTGTTCGATTTTCGCCCCTCCTCGCCGACCTTCGGTCGCAGCGAGCTGGTCGAGATGGGCGAGACCAACCCCATCGGCCTTTACATCCCGCGGGGCGTGGCGCACGGCTTCTACGTGGTGAAGGACGCCTTCATGAGCTACCTCGTCGACGAGTACTACGACAACAGCGACGAGCTGGGCATCCGCTGGGATGATCCCGCGCTGAGGCTGGACTGGGGTGCCACGGCGCCGATCATCTCGCGCCGCGATCAAGAAAACCCGCTGGCCAGCGCCGTGCCGCTCGACCGCCGCCCCCGCTGA
- a CDS encoding sugar phosphate nucleotidyltransferase, with translation MRGVVLAGGTGSRLFPLTKVTNKHLLPVGREPMMFHPVRKLVGAGIREILIVTGTDHMGDVVRLLGSGKDFGCEFTYRVQDEAGGIAQALGLAKRFGRGGRLAVILGDNIFEAPIAPFADEFRAQKSGAKILVKEVPDPGRYGVAVTEGARVTSIIEKPKNPPSALAVTGIYFYDEAVFDVITSLKPSARGELEITDVNNAYIARGDLTYATLPGWWTDAGTFESLKHANDLIGD, from the coding sequence TTGCGTGGGGTGGTGCTGGCCGGTGGCACCGGCTCGCGGCTCTTCCCCCTGACCAAGGTGACCAACAAGCACCTTCTGCCCGTCGGGCGCGAGCCGATGATGTTTCACCCGGTGCGCAAGCTGGTGGGCGCCGGCATCCGCGAGATCTTGATCGTCACCGGCACCGACCACATGGGCGACGTCGTGCGCCTGCTCGGCAGCGGAAAAGATTTCGGCTGCGAGTTCACCTACCGCGTGCAGGACGAGGCGGGCGGCATCGCCCAGGCGCTGGGCCTGGCCAAACGGTTCGGACGCGGCGGGCGGCTGGCGGTGATCCTGGGCGACAACATCTTCGAGGCGCCCATCGCTCCCTTCGCCGATGAATTTCGGGCCCAGAAAAGCGGGGCCAAGATCCTGGTGAAGGAAGTGCCCGATCCCGGACGCTACGGCGTGGCCGTCACCGAAGGCGCGCGCGTCACCAGCATCATCGAAAAACCGAAGAACCCGCCCAGCGCGCTGGCCGTCACTGGCATCTATTTTTACGACGAGGCGGTGTTCGACGTGATCACCAGCCTTAAACCGTCGGCGCGCGGGGAGCTGGAGATCACCGACGTCAATAACGCGTATATCGCCCGCGGCGATCTGACCTACGCCACCCTGCCCGGCTGGTGGACCGACGCCGGCACCTTCGAATCGCTGAAGCACGCCAACGATCTGATCGGCGACTGA
- the rfbB gene encoding dTDP-glucose 4,6-dehydratase, with translation MSSPSSGPDLENANLLITGGAGFIGSCYARLLRASRPAGRLINVDALTYAGNLENLAALETDPGHVFVKADIRDGERMAALFKQHHIDAVINFAAESHVDRSIISAEPFLDTNVIGTLRLLEAARATGVKRFVQVSTDEVYGSLGPEGAFSESTPMDPRSPYSASKASADHLVMAFHHTHGLDTVITRCSNNYGPYQFPEKLIPLMILNACEGRPLPVYGDGMQVRDWIHVEDHCAAIDAALLGGGSGQVYNFGAENERPNIDVVRAILAAVGAPPTLIRYVPDRPGHDRRYAMDASKARGELGWRPRHAFESGLRETVAWYRANSSSDGWCQRVRSGSYRDYYEQQYGARLRREGAAQ, from the coding sequence ATGTCGAGCCCTTCGTCTGGCCCCGATCTCGAAAATGCCAATCTGTTGATCACCGGCGGCGCCGGGTTTATCGGTTCCTGTTACGCGCGCCTGCTGCGGGCCTCGCGCCCGGCGGGCCGGTTGATCAACGTCGACGCTCTCACCTATGCCGGCAATCTGGAGAACCTGGCCGCGCTGGAGACCGATCCCGGCCACGTCTTCGTCAAGGCCGACATCCGCGACGGCGAGCGCATGGCCGCCCTCTTCAAGCAGCACCACATCGACGCGGTCATCAACTTCGCCGCCGAGAGCCACGTCGATCGCAGCATCATTTCGGCCGAGCCGTTCCTGGACACCAACGTGATCGGCACCCTGCGCCTGCTGGAGGCGGCGCGCGCCACGGGCGTCAAACGTTTCGTGCAGGTCTCCACCGACGAGGTTTACGGCTCGCTTGGCCCGGAGGGCGCCTTCAGCGAGAGCACGCCGATGGATCCCCGCAGCCCCTACTCGGCCAGCAAGGCGTCGGCTGATCATCTGGTGATGGCCTTTCACCACACGCACGGTCTGGACACGGTGATCACCCGCTGCTCGAACAACTACGGGCCCTATCAATTCCCCGAGAAACTGATCCCGCTCATGATCCTCAACGCCTGCGAAGGCCGCCCGCTGCCGGTGTACGGCGACGGGATGCAGGTGCGCGACTGGATCCACGTCGAGGATCACTGCGCAGCAATCGATGCGGCCCTGCTCGGCGGCGGCAGCGGCCAGGTCTATAACTTCGGCGCCGAGAACGAACGCCCCAACATCGACGTGGTGCGGGCCATCCTGGCCGCGGTGGGCGCCCCGCCAACGTTGATCCGCTACGTGCCGGATCGCCCCGGCCACGATCGCCGCTATGCCATGGACGCCAGCAAGGCACGCGGCGAGCTGGGCTGGCGGCCGCGCCACGCCTTCGAGAGCGGCCTGCGCGAGACGGTGGCCTGGTACCGCGCCAATTCAAGCAGCGACGGCTGGTGCCAGCGCGTGCGCTCCGGCAGCTACCGTGATTACTACGAACAACAATACGGCGCGCGGCTGCGCCGGGAAGGCGCGGCACAATGA
- a CDS encoding PilZ domain-containing protein — protein sequence MGGWSEQRLEPRVHYRAPVKVMPDGETRQVVGQSLNLSPRGILVDTPLPYPVGTAIVCDVSLPAGSKTLRGRVVRVQPLSPSSTGLGIVFVDLSPADLAALRDLVLGQTDDAQQLAVRVGGTTWMFRGSARLSEDGYYLNVPLPFLSVDAPIELAASPSAPVITRALVKGLRLEPLAPDGVPRLRIAVRMAGNASAESAAESEFDRHPSTPAPEILIAEDTRPETTEVTGDRRRTPAELAGQQRDRKTKGWLTAVAVVLLGGAGAAIALYAPPWRHQWTVPASASPSAAPTAAGARPAAATVITRPEIVPVAPAVTVDRPQFFSMPDRQRATIAVRGSFARARQYPLSAPVGLAVNLPAARAVAPAGHYRSTVPGFREIWIYPLRGGGTHLRFLFAPPYPKEPGLEMTPGLVTVALPATALPVDKPAP from the coding sequence ATGGGCGGGTGGTCTGAACAGAGATTAGAGCCGCGCGTGCACTATCGGGCACCGGTCAAGGTGATGCCCGACGGTGAAACGCGGCAGGTGGTCGGGCAATCGCTGAACTTGTCGCCGCGCGGGATCCTGGTGGACACGCCGCTGCCCTACCCGGTGGGCACGGCCATCGTCTGCGACGTGTCGCTGCCGGCAGGCAGCAAGACCTTGCGCGGACGGGTGGTGCGCGTGCAGCCGCTGTCACCCAGCAGCACCGGCCTGGGCATCGTCTTCGTTGATCTGTCGCCGGCCGATCTGGCGGCGCTGCGCGATCTGGTGCTGGGGCAAACAGATGATGCTCAGCAGCTGGCGGTGCGGGTGGGCGGAACCACCTGGATGTTTCGCGGCAGCGCCCGGCTCAGTGAGGACGGTTATTACCTGAACGTGCCGCTGCCGTTTCTCAGCGTGGACGCCCCCATCGAGCTGGCGGCTTCGCCCAGCGCGCCGGTGATCACGCGCGCGTTGGTCAAAGGGCTGCGCCTGGAACCGCTGGCGCCGGACGGCGTGCCGCGCCTGCGCATCGCCGTCCGCATGGCCGGCAACGCGTCTGCAGAGTCCGCCGCCGAAAGCGAATTCGATCGACACCCCAGCACGCCGGCGCCGGAGATTCTGATCGCCGAGGACACCCGCCCCGAGACCACCGAAGTGACAGGCGATCGGCGCCGCACCCCCGCCGAGTTGGCCGGGCAGCAGCGCGACCGCAAGACCAAGGGTTGGCTGACGGCGGTCGCGGTGGTGCTGCTGGGCGGAGCAGGAGCGGCCATCGCGCTTTACGCGCCACCCTGGCGGCATCAATGGACGGTGCCGGCCTCCGCCTCGCCTTCCGCCGCGCCGACCGCCGCCGGCGCCAGGCCGGCCGCGGCCACGGTTATCACCAGACCAGAGATCGTTCCGGTGGCGCCGGCCGTCACCGTCGATCGGCCGCAGTTCTTTTCCATGCCCGATCGGCAGCGCGCCACCATCGCCGTGCGCGGCTCGTTCGCGCGCGCGCGCCAGTACCCTTTGTCGGCGCCGGTAGGCCTGGCCGTCAACCTGCCCGCCGCCCGCGCGGTGGCGCCGGCCGGACACTATCGTTCGACGGTCCCTGGTTTCCGCGAGATCTGGATCTATCCGTTGCGCGGCGGCGGCACCCACCTGCGTTTTCTGTTCGCGCCGCCTTATCCCAAGGAGCCGGGCCTGGAGATGACGCCGGGCCTGGTCACCGTCGCTTTGCCTGCGACGGCGCTGCCCGTCGACAAGCCGGCGCCCTAG
- a CDS encoding ATP-binding protein produces MATPLKVLLVEDSEDDRDLVILRLRSAGFEPSWKQVASAHDLCAALAEPWQLILCDYHMPGFGAPEALAIIRGADPDTPVIIVSGILGEEAAVVAMKAGAQDFFSKNKLTRLGAAIERELVEAETRRARREAEKERERLLGALQIALQVRDDFLIIASHELRTPLTAMRLQLDSLARSHSQTNGNGGANAATTANDARKIRRLDSQLDRISTMVDRLLDVTMLSSEPLRLVPDRLDLSQVVLGVVERSRDLMDDSGCTLELETMDEAIGWWDPVRLDTVISNLLSNALKFGAGKPVMLSVRRSGNTATLSVRDQGIGLSSEERAGLFHKFSRVAPKENYGGFGLGLWIVEQLVHAHGGTVDLTSEKNQGTTITISLPLERNRPLAAAVTANTPPAA; encoded by the coding sequence GTGGCCACGCCGCTGAAAGTTTTGCTGGTCGAGGACTCGGAGGACGATCGCGACCTGGTCATCCTGCGCCTGCGCAGCGCCGGCTTTGAACCGTCCTGGAAACAGGTGGCCAGCGCCCATGACCTCTGCGCCGCCCTGGCGGAGCCATGGCAGCTGATCCTCTGCGATTACCACATGCCCGGCTTCGGCGCGCCCGAGGCGTTGGCCATCATCCGCGGCGCCGACCCGGACACGCCCGTGATCATCGTTTCGGGGATCCTGGGCGAAGAGGCCGCCGTGGTGGCGATGAAGGCCGGCGCGCAGGATTTCTTCTCGAAGAACAAACTCACCCGGCTCGGCGCCGCCATCGAGCGCGAGCTGGTCGAAGCCGAGACCCGACGCGCCCGCCGCGAGGCGGAGAAAGAACGCGAGCGCTTGCTGGGCGCGCTGCAGATCGCCCTGCAAGTGCGCGACGACTTCCTCATCATCGCCTCGCACGAGCTGCGCACGCCGCTGACGGCGATGCGCCTGCAGCTTGACAGCCTGGCCCGCAGCCACAGCCAGACCAACGGCAACGGCGGCGCCAACGCGGCGACCACCGCCAACGACGCGCGCAAGATACGTCGTCTGGACAGCCAGCTTGATCGCATCTCGACCATGGTCGATCGCTTGCTGGACGTGACCATGTTGTCGTCCGAACCGTTGCGGCTGGTCCCCGATCGACTGGATCTAAGCCAGGTCGTGCTTGGCGTCGTCGAGCGCTCCCGCGATCTGATGGACGACTCCGGCTGCACGCTGGAGCTTGAAACCATGGACGAGGCGATCGGCTGGTGGGATCCGGTGCGCCTGGACACCGTGATCAGCAATCTTCTGTCGAACGCGCTGAAGTTCGGCGCCGGCAAGCCGGTGATGCTGTCGGTGCGCCGATCCGGAAACACCGCCACGCTGTCGGTGCGCGATCAGGGCATCGGCCTGTCCAGCGAAGAACGAGCCGGTTTGTTCCACAAATTTTCTCGGGTCGCCCCCAAAGAAAATTACGGTGGCTTCGGCCTGGGCCTGTGGATCGTCGAACAGCTGGTGCACGCGCATGGCGGCACCGTTGATCTGACCAGCGAAAAAAACCAAGGCACCACCATCACGATCAGCCTCCCCCTCGAGCGCAACCGTCCGCTGGCGGCAGCGGTCACGGCGAACACCCCGCCCGCCGCTTGA
- a CDS encoding cytochrome ubiquinol oxidase subunit I — translation MGISLGFHIVFAAVGVALPALMVIADVLHARTGDATYLQLSRRLAKGTSILFAVGAVSGTVLSFELGLLWPRFMGTFGEAIGLPFALEGFAFFTEAIFLGIYLYGRGKVSPRLHLAAGIAVAISGAASAFFVTLVNAFMNNPAGVAMDGGKLTFDPLAAMFSPSWAYQAVHVLIASYQATAWAMVGIHALFLLRDPRRALHRKALRVALPVACLTALLQPLSGDRSAKHVAQAQPLKLAALEAHLHSAPGADLHVGGWPDLATGEFHGAIAIPHGLSFLAFGDIHASVTGLEAFPRDEWPPVLAVRTAFQVMVGAGSALAALALAVLVWLLRKRRLPDGRPWLIALALAGPLGFVSLEAGWLVTEWGRQPWIVRGVMRTSEALTSFPYQAAPFWLFGVVYALLGVAVAYLLARQLVYAHRASERA, via the coding sequence ATGGGCATCTCGCTTGGCTTTCACATCGTCTTTGCTGCCGTTGGCGTGGCGTTGCCGGCGCTGATGGTCATCGCCGATGTGCTGCACGCGCGCACCGGCGACGCCACCTACCTTCAACTGTCAAGACGTCTGGCCAAAGGCACCAGCATCTTGTTCGCCGTGGGCGCGGTGTCGGGGACGGTCCTGTCGTTCGAGCTTGGCCTGCTGTGGCCGCGCTTCATGGGCACCTTCGGTGAAGCCATCGGTTTGCCGTTCGCCCTGGAGGGCTTCGCGTTCTTCACCGAGGCGATCTTTCTCGGTATCTATCTTTATGGGCGGGGCAAGGTCTCGCCCCGGCTGCACCTGGCGGCGGGGATCGCGGTGGCGATCAGCGGGGCGGCGTCGGCCTTCTTCGTGACGCTGGTGAACGCGTTCATGAACAACCCGGCCGGCGTGGCGATGGACGGCGGCAAGCTGACGTTCGATCCGCTGGCGGCGATGTTCAGCCCGTCGTGGGCGTACCAGGCGGTGCACGTCCTCATCGCGTCGTACCAGGCGACCGCCTGGGCGATGGTGGGCATTCACGCGCTGTTCTTGCTGCGCGATCCGCGGCGGGCGCTGCACCGCAAGGCCTTGCGGGTGGCGTTGCCGGTGGCGTGTCTGACAGCGCTGCTGCAACCGCTGTCCGGCGATCGTTCGGCCAAGCACGTGGCGCAGGCGCAGCCGCTGAAGCTGGCGGCGCTGGAGGCGCACCTGCACAGCGCGCCGGGCGCCGATCTGCACGTCGGAGGCTGGCCTGATCTGGCGACGGGCGAATTTCACGGCGCCATCGCCATCCCGCACGGCCTGTCGTTTCTCGCCTTCGGCGATATCCACGCGTCGGTGACCGGCCTCGAGGCGTTTCCCCGCGACGAATGGCCGCCGGTGCTGGCGGTGCGCACCGCGTTCCAGGTGATGGTGGGGGCCGGCTCGGCGCTGGCGGCGCTGGCGCTGGCGGTGTTGGTTTGGCTTCTGCGCAAGCGGCGCCTGCCCGACGGGCGGCCGTGGTTGATCGCCTTGGCGCTCGCCGGTCCGCTGGGCTTCGTCAGCCTGGAAGCGGGCTGGCTGGTCACCGAATGGGGCCGCCAGCCATGGATCGTCCGCGGCGTGATGCGCACGTCGGAAGCTCTGACCAGCTTTCCTTATCAAGCGGCGCCGTTCTGGTTGTTCGGGGTGGTGTACGCGTTGCTGGGCGTGGCGGTGGCGTACCTGCTGGCGCGCCAGCTTGTGTACGCCCACCGAGCGTCGGAGCGAGCGTGA
- a CDS encoding cytochrome d ubiquinol oxidase subunit II — translation MNAAPISGVSWLLAGVIFVALCLYFLLGGADFGGGVWDLLARGPRAAAQRRAVEAAIGPIWEANHVWLILVVVVFFTGFPPAFAAISVALHVPLTLFVVGVVLRGSAFAFRASDTEGDVQQRRWGLIFSSASTIAPVLLGMMVGALCSGRIRISDGIVTGSFFTPWLAPFPLAVGLFALALCAFLAATYLTVEVTDEDLREDFRRRALGAGLVVGVLALAAFALSGQGGPRVRQALMLRRWSWPFHALTATAAVTALAALRARRYRLARAAVVAQTVLILLGWGLSQFPFVVVPDLTLMAAASSARAQRLLLIVLLAGLPVLVPSLIVLFRVFKAPAPRAPPP, via the coding sequence GTGAACGCCGCACCCATCAGCGGCGTCTCCTGGCTGCTGGCGGGAGTTATCTTCGTCGCCCTTTGTCTTTATTTCCTGCTGGGCGGCGCGGACTTTGGCGGCGGGGTCTGGGATCTGCTGGCGCGCGGACCGCGGGCGGCCGCGCAGCGACGAGCGGTGGAGGCGGCCATCGGGCCCATCTGGGAGGCCAACCACGTCTGGTTGATCCTGGTGGTGGTGGTCTTTTTCACGGGTTTTCCTCCGGCGTTCGCCGCCATCTCGGTGGCCCTGCACGTGCCGCTGACGTTGTTCGTGGTGGGCGTGGTGCTGCGCGGGTCGGCGTTCGCCTTTCGCGCCTCTGATACCGAGGGCGACGTCCAGCAACGCCGCTGGGGTTTGATTTTTTCCAGCGCCAGCACCATCGCGCCGGTGCTGCTGGGGATGATGGTGGGCGCGCTTTGTTCAGGGCGCATCCGCATCAGCGACGGGATCGTCACGGGCTCGTTCTTCACGCCATGGCTGGCTCCGTTCCCGCTGGCGGTGGGTTTGTTCGCCCTGGCCTTGTGCGCGTTTCTGGCGGCGACCTATCTGACGGTCGAAGTAACGGATGAAGATCTGCGCGAGGACTTTCGCCGGCGCGCGCTGGGGGCGGGCCTGGTCGTGGGCGTGCTGGCGCTGGCGGCGTTCGCCTTGAGCGGCCAGGGCGGACCGCGGGTGCGCCAGGCGCTGATGCTGCGGCGCTGGAGCTGGCCCTTTCATGCCCTCACCGCGACGGCGGCAGTGACCGCGCTGGCGGCGCTGCGGGCGCGGCGCTACCGGCTGGCGCGTGCCGCGGTGGTGGCGCAGACGGTGCTGATCCTGCTTGGCTGGGGGCTGTCGCAGTTTCCGTTCGTGGTGGTCCCCGATCTGACGTTGATGGCGGCCGCGTCGTCGGCGCGCGCGCAGCGGTTGCTGCTGATCGTGCTGCTCGCCGGTCTGCCGGTGCTGGTGCCCAGCCTGATCGTATTGTTCCGGGTGTTCAAGGCGCCGGCGCCGCGGGCGCCGCCACCCTGA
- a CDS encoding cupin domain-containing protein, which translates to MSATINRAAEIIAALGLAAHPERGFFVETYRAPLMLNGLPHRSPRAASTAIYFLVTREQPTTYLHRLRSDELFHLYEGGPLEVLLLRDGGGGEVRRLGLNLRAGERPQLVIGAGTWFAVELDPSASASHCLFGCTVAPGFDFADFDLAAGPELAARFPAHAARIARMTRP; encoded by the coding sequence ATGTCCGCCACGATAAATCGCGCCGCCGAGATCATCGCCGCGTTGGGGTTGGCTGCCCACCCCGAACGTGGCTTCTTCGTCGAGACCTACCGCGCGCCACTGATGTTGAACGGGCTGCCGCATCGGTCGCCGCGGGCGGCCAGCACGGCGATCTATTTTTTGGTCACGCGCGAACAGCCGACCACGTACCTGCACCGATTGCGCTCGGACGAGCTGTTTCACCTGTACGAAGGCGGGCCGCTGGAGGTGCTGCTGCTGCGCGACGGTGGCGGCGGCGAGGTGAGGCGTCTCGGTTTGAACCTGCGCGCCGGCGAACGCCCGCAGCTGGTGATCGGCGCCGGCACCTGGTTCGCGGTTGAGCTCGATCCGTCGGCTTCGGCGTCACATTGTTTGTTCGGCTGCACCGTCGCGCCCGGTTTCGATTTCGCCGACTTCGATCTGGCGGCGGGGCCCGAACTGGCGGCGCGCTTCCCTGCCCACGCCGCGCGCATCGCCCGCATGACCCGGCCCTGA
- a CDS encoding ABC transporter ATP-binding protein — protein sequence MKAARTSKTHERTRDDGVVRDRITGSHAIVHMPLRGEGAGPTQRPIDRRLAHRLFAFTVPYARKRNILSLLVLARAAQLPLVGWGTAAVISGPIAHHDRWGLVSGVVALAALALSTAFVFRYRARLALELGESVLHDMRAACYRHVLAQPMSFFQGTQTGRLISRVTSDLEAVRVGIQEVVFVSSVQLGGMILAAAFMLYYDWLLFLVVAVMVPTLSVVVRHFQSRMVRAYRALQESFSRVTATVAESIAGVRVTQAYARTAVNAEMFATLVADHGEYNMRATRSSALLLPLLELNGQLFLSLALIVGGYQALGGHIRLEAMVQFFFLANFFFSPIPILGNQYNQALTAMAGAERVFSLLDTHLPPVDAPAARNIPLIEGRVTLRGVSFAYDPARPVLHDVDLTAEPDQTVALVGPTGSGKSTILSLIAKVHLPTAGEIRIDGIDLREVTGTSLRRQMGNVLQSNFLFTGTVIDNVRLTRPEASDADVAEAARKLGVLDVIERLPQGWLTQVGERGSALSAGQRQIVCFTRAMLANPRLLMLDEATSAVDRLTERRLQRALAKLLAGRTSFVVAHRLSTIEHADQVLVIDGGRIVERGTHAELMALEGAYRRLHGKLAEGA from the coding sequence TTGAAGGCCGCGCGCACGAGCAAAACCCACGAACGCACGCGCGACGACGGCGTGGTCCGCGATCGCATCACCGGCAGCCACGCCATCGTGCACATGCCGTTGCGCGGGGAAGGCGCCGGCCCCACGCAGCGGCCGATCGATCGGCGCCTGGCGCACCGACTGTTCGCCTTCACCGTGCCGTACGCCCGCAAACGCAACATCCTGTCGCTGCTGGTGCTGGCGCGCGCGGCCCAGCTGCCGCTGGTCGGCTGGGGAACGGCGGCGGTGATCAGCGGCCCGATCGCCCACCACGATCGCTGGGGCCTGGTGTCGGGCGTGGTGGCGCTGGCGGCGCTGGCGCTGAGCACAGCCTTTGTGTTTCGCTACCGGGCGCGCCTGGCGCTGGAGCTGGGCGAAAGCGTGCTGCACGACATGCGGGCCGCCTGTTACCGCCACGTGCTGGCGCAGCCGATGAGTTTTTTCCAGGGCACGCAGACTGGCCGGCTGATCAGCCGGGTCACCTCGGATCTGGAAGCGGTGCGGGTCGGCATTCAGGAGGTGGTGTTCGTCAGCTCGGTCCAGCTGGGCGGCATGATCCTCGCGGCGGCGTTCATGCTTTATTACGACTGGCTGCTGTTCCTGGTGGTGGCGGTGATGGTGCCGACGCTGAGCGTGGTGGTCCGCCACTTTCAAAGCCGCATGGTGCGAGCCTACCGCGCCCTGCAAGAGAGCTTCTCGCGCGTCACCGCCACCGTCGCCGAATCGATCGCCGGCGTGCGCGTGACCCAGGCGTACGCGCGCACGGCGGTGAACGCCGAGATGTTCGCCACGCTGGTGGCCGACCACGGCGAATACAACATGCGGGCCACGCGCAGTTCGGCGCTGCTGTTGCCGCTGCTGGAATTGAACGGGCAGTTGTTTCTTTCGCTGGCGTTGATCGTCGGCGGCTATCAGGCGCTGGGCGGGCACATCCGGCTGGAAGCCATGGTGCAGTTTTTCTTCCTGGCGAATTTCTTTTTCAGCCCCATTCCGATCCTCGGCAATCAATACAACCAGGCGCTAACGGCGATGGCCGGCGCAGAGCGCGTCTTTTCGCTGCTTGACACGCACCTGCCGCCGGTCGACGCCCCCGCCGCGCGCAACATTCCGCTCATCGAGGGACGAGTGACATTGCGAGGCGTCTCGTTCGCCTACGATCCGGCGCGCCCGGTGTTGCACGACGTGGATCTCACCGCCGAGCCGGACCAGACCGTGGCGCTGGTCGGCCCCACCGGCAGCGGCAAGAGCACCATCCTGTCGCTGATCGCCAAGGTGCACCTGCCCACCGCCGGCGAGATCCGCATCGATGGCATCGATCTGCGCGAAGTCACCGGCACGTCACTGCGGCGGCAGATGGGCAACGTCCTGCAGAGCAATTTTCTCTTTACCGGAACGGTTATCGACAACGTGCGCCTGACCCGACCGGAAGCGTCCGACGCCGACGTGGCGGAGGCGGCGCGAAAGCTGGGGGTGCTGGACGTGATCGAGCGGCTGCCCCAAGGCTGGCTGACCCAGGTCGGCGAGCGCGGCAGCGCCCTGTCCGCCGGGCAGCGGCAGATCGTGTGCTTCACGCGCGCCATGCTGGCCAACCCACGCTTGCTGATGCTGGACGAAGCCACCAGCGCAGTCGACCGCCTGACCGAACGACGACTGCAGCGCGCTCTGGCCAAGCTGCTGGCCGGGCGCACCAGCTTCGTCGTCGCCCATCGCCTGAGCACCATCGAGCACGCCGATCAGGTGCTGGTGATCGACGGCGGCCGCATCGTCGAGCGCGGCACGCACGCCGAGTTAATGGCGCTCGAAGGGGCCTATCGACGGTTGCACGGCAAGCTGGCGGAAGGCGCGTAA